TATTGTAAACGGATACATGGATGTTTCTACGCACTGAAGATTATTTTAAAGTAAAATGTtagattattaaatatgaaaagtTATATTCTAATATACAGGTGTTAATGCTAACCGGATAAAGTACAAGCAGCATTAATTTGGGAGAACATgaacatatttaaatattcaatatcttctttGTTAATGCCACATTGCAATggagaaaaaaatttcgtgaaaaaatcttttttttgtttgaatAATTACTCTATGATGTAGGTGATAAATttctcttttaaattttttttgttgttgttagGATGTTCGAACTATATAATGCGAATAACATTGCATTCAGGCTACTTGATCAGTTTCAAATCTAATCAAAAGTTTTCTTGGAGCCGGAAAAAGTAGCAGTGTTTCTGGAGCCTAATGGAGAGTTGTTGGCGCCGGAACCAGTGGAACCGAAACCACCTCTACCGCCAAAACCACCTCTGGAACCGCCTCTAGAACCACCTCTGCCGCCGAAACCGCCTCTGGAGCCACCTCTGCCGCCAAAGCCACCTCTGGAGCCGCCTCTACCACCGAAGCCGCCTCTGGAGTTACCTCTGTCTGGCTTTGGAGTGGAGTAATCTAATCTGACTGGTCTGTTGTCGATGTATTCACCTTGTAAAGCTTCTAGAGCCTTCTTAGCGTCGTCAATATTACCGTATTGGACGTAACCGAAACCCTTTGGTTGTTCAGTTTCTGGGTGAGTTGGTAATCTAACGGAAACAATTTCACCAAATTTGCTAAACATTTCCCAGATGCTGTCTCTGTCAGCATTGAAAGATAAGTTACCTAAGAATAAAGTCTCACTTGGTTCACTTGGGATGTCACCAAATTTCTTAGCACGGTCGGCACCGTTGTTACTACCAGCTGGCTTGGAAGTAGACATGTCACAGTTGATTTCTCTACCGtcaatttcttttccaTGCATTTCTTTGATAGCTTTTTCAGCGTATGATTTGTCAGAGAAGTCAACGTAACCGTAACCTCTTGATCTGTCAGTACCTCTTTCAAGCATAACTCTAGCCCCAATAACACCACCAATGTGGTCGAATTCGTTTTTTAACCATTCATCATCGATAGACCAAGATAATCTGCCAACGAAAATAGTAGCTGGTTCACCTTCTTCAGTCTTAGCCTTCTTAGAGTCAGACTCTTCAGACTCTTCAGATTCTTCGTGTTTACGCTTCTTAGAGTccttttcttcatcatcagaTTCAGAGTCAGATGAATCGGAAGAGGAAGAGgattcttctttctttgattcttcttcttcatcagaaGAGGATTCTTGTTTCTTagattcttcttcttcatcagaaGAGGATGAGTTGGAGTCAGAGTCGGAatcagaagaagaagattctTCCTTCTTGGATTCttccttcttttcttccttcttttcttcttcttcatcagaaGAGGAATCAGAGTCGGAAGAGGAGGAGGAAGACTCATCAGAAGATGAGGAGGATGAGGAGGAGGAAGaggatgatgatgaagaagaagaggagGTAGCCTTTTCTTGCTTCTTGGATTTCATATCTTTCTTGCTTTCTTTCTTGGAAGTAACTTTACCCATTGTGTATCTGATCTGTTTTTTGAATTGACGATGTTGTTCTAtgagaaaaatattaacataaaaaaagatactACAATAGAAATATAACTGGAAAAGTAGAgtatatttgatatattgattAATGGAACTTATTGTTAactcttatatataaagtatCTTACAATATATTCTGGCACTACTATACAATATAAAACTTTTCAAGTGCAAAATTTTTGCGATGAgctgaaaaatttttcacttcCTACAGCTCtgagaaaaagaaaagaaaccaACAGGGAACAAAAAATAAGGTTATAATCTTAAAGCGGtaaaaaactttaaaatatcattgcCGACGAACATCGACCTTTAAAGTTATATTGTCATTAACCGTTGTGTCAGTAAATAGGAATATGTATTTAAGAAGTGTGTATTAAAGATTAACTCTAATTAGTTTACATTTTGAATTAACTATTTATAGTTGATCAGAACTGTGGTATTGACATAGAGGTGttgttattaaatgaacgaagttttcttttttgtaCAATGTCTTTAGAATTGGTATTATTGCGAACAATTGCATCAGGGTTACTCGATAGATAGTTTCCTTAgatgataaataataaagaaattaaaatggCAGTTAATGGAAAGTGTGTGATGGTCGAAGCAGCACCCTTATATTCTGATATTACTGGGGTTGTGCTTATGCTATGACTTGTTTGTACCAATATTGATGGCATCTCCGTCTTGGTATTGCTTGAACTCGATTGTGTGACTTTAACTGATGCGGTAGTTTCAGAATAGTAAGTAGAGTTTACATTTTCAGTTTCTTTTGAGGACAACTTTCCTTCAACTGTATTGGAGGACACGGTATTAGTAGAAATAGTATTCAGAATGCTATCTTTAGTTGCCTCGGTTGTAACTGTTGCTTCGGTTGTGACTGTTGCTGCAATTGTTGACAGTTTTGTCATCTCAGTAACCTTCGTGATATCTTTCGCAGCTGTTGAACTAAAATTCAATGTTTCTGTTGTATAAACAGTAGAGGAATCGATATCATTTACCGTGGTGGTCTCTGTAGTTTGATATGTACAGTTTCCGTTAATAGTAATATATTCAGTTAGGTATGTGGGTTCTTGAACAATTGAGCTCAAGACCAATGTGACAGTATCAGTAACATGCTTTGTTAAAACCGAAGGAGTGTTGTTTAACGtcatttcaattaatgCGGATGAGACAAAATATTCAGTAAGTTGAAGAGTACCTTTGACTTCAACACTATTGGTAACATTCAAATACTGCATATCTGTTACAGTTTCTGTTACTTTACTAGTGCATACACCAGCGATTGCAGTTGTTGTCGTATCGGTCACAGTGGAAGTTAATGTTGTTAATATAGTTGACGTAAGTAGCACAGTTTCGGAATTGATATTAGTAAAGTCAAGTTCAACGTTGCTTGTTTGATATCTTACTTCGGTTTCATAAACAGTAGTTAGTTCGCTATAAGTTTTTGTTTCTGACACAACATTAGTCGAAGTTGAAACAACCACTGATGTGCTTGCCACGAATTGAGTACTTGTTGCTTGTATATTTTCCGTATTGGTGACAGTAACAGTTTTGACCATGGTAGCCGGAACTGTTTCTGTTTCTGTTTCTGTTTCTGTTTCTGTGTCCGTTTTAACTGAGGTTGAAGTAACGACAGATGTAATTACCACAGTACTTGTAATATCTCTTGAACACACTAATGCTGCTTCAGTAGTTGTGCCAACAGTAGATACATTACATGAAGGGCAAATAGTTGACGTAGATTCAACATATGATGTAATGGTTGTAGTATCTAGACCTAACACAACTATAAATAGATAAAAAGgcaataataatttgaacTGCATTTTAGTATTCTGAGAGattaatttgtttttggtttcaatttttttgccTTATATAGTGACACTTATGAATTGATACATAATACAATAAATGAATGACAATTGATTCTATTTTGCTTTCACAACTGTCAAATATCAGacctttatatatttatcaattatgGAACACTTACTGTCTAGTTCAGTAGAAAATAGACTATATAATATAGCAAATACTGTTATACTGAATCTTATTATCTGTTTTGCAAGATAATGGTTTAATGGTGAAATAATGCTTTATGTAAATTGCCGAATTGGGTAATTTACATGTTTCAAGATTGAGATCTGAGACCGCATAAAGTGAAAAACATGCAAGATGTCATGTAGACACACAATAACCGGCTATGTAACTTAATCACctaaaacaaaattttaatgattaaAATGGAAATTGTTTATTGTAGTTGATGCTATCAACTTGCTTTATATGGAAATGTGTGTTATATATTAGTAGTAGTTTTATATGAAACTTCTAAATTATAAGTAAGAAAAAAGTGCAGTTGTTTGAGGTTTGAACGTTATTATGTACGATAATTACTTGAATATGTCTTGATTGAACTGGATTTGCGGTACAGTAGCTTGTTCTTTATGTGGTGTAGAAACTTGGAATTCGTTTTCTGTGTAATTTGTATGAAGTACTGAAGGTCTCCTTTGATATTTTGGACTATCGTCACTGTTAGATCTGTATAAGGAATAAGCACtagaatttgaagataCAGACagtttatcattaaatagAGAACCTTGACTACTTTTCACGCAACTCCTGATATACGGCGTACTCAAATAACTCATGTCCGCTGGGTCCAATGGTGCACCTGCGAGTAAGTTTGAATTTTGAGAACATATACTTGCCCGTTTCAAATTGTCAGAAGCTTCTTTCAACTTTgtatgtaaatataaattatcgTTTTCTActttatcaatttctttgaaGTATTGCACTACAATTGCATCTTGTTCAGTCTCAATtctatttataattttttctttacaAATCTTATTGTCAgtcattttatttatatattggCTGTTGTTTCATGAATGGATATTACTATGGCCTGTGTTCTTATTATCGATTTATCATATACGtgtgaatatataatagatGCTTTGCTGGGCTTAGAAATTGTCTACTCGGATAATTATCAGGAagtaaataattgattataattatatataaaacaaGGAAAAAGACATCTCATCTGATACCCTTGgagatatatttatttatggAAGGTTTTATCAGTGATGTTTTTTTAAACGGAGACTGGAAGGAAGTTTGAAGTGTTCGATAAACTTCACTTGATCTGAGAAATAACATTACGGATGGTAATATGGCAACTGTATATCGTTCCGAAATCAGATAGTGGTTCCGGAGTTTCCTGTACATTAAAATCCTTCTGCCGTTCCCTAATCATTATCATAACTATCTATCAGTGTCTTCCTACCCTCACCAAGCGTAGGTAGCATAAAAGTGGCTGTAAATAGTAATGGATCAGTTTATGTATTTCTTATTGTTGtcaacaataatatcattcaGGGCTGGTTCTAGGGTTTTTATCTGcgaaattttattttaatttgaaaaaataagaagGGTTTAGTAATTGCTGATGATAAAGCCCCTCCAGAAAATAACATTACTTGTTTAGTACAGTTTCTTAAGTTTAATAAAAGCCATGTGTTGTTGCATAAGAGATATGTATTCACTAAACGAAACTGAGCTTGTATTTTTGTATGTAATTATATGTTCTGGTACGAATGTGTTTATACATGTGGCTATGCGAGTTAGCATGCTTTATTTATTCGCTAAATCCAACAGTAAATTCTGGAAATCGGTGTTGTAAGTGTTTGGGAATGTAGCCTTTGTCTCTGCAGTTGATCTCTGTAGACGGTCGATGAGATCGGGCAGATTGGGGGAGCTGCAAGACCACAAGTAGTTCAATGCTTCGAATTTCTGTGCGATTTGTAATTGATGGTTGTCCATCAGCGAGTCGTTAACCACTGCGATCAGTGGTTTATGTAACCGTAACGCGTCTAAGATCGAGCCTGTGCCGGAGTGCGATATGATGAGATCTGTGTAGTTTGTTATTATATCTTGTATGTTACTTAAGAATTCGATTCCAATAACTTCCACAGCGACGTCATTGACGTTGAGAGAACGATGTAGAATCGATGAGTCCGTGACAAACACAGAATCCTGAATGGTAGTGCTGGGGTGTTTCTCCTCACGGACTTCAATTTTGGAAGAACCGAGCGAATCCAGCAGTGTCTGGAACGCCGCAGTGTAACCTTTCCCATATTGCAAGATAATTCTAGAGTACTGTAGATTTGTCAATTCCACGAGAAAGGGCTCACTGACAACGATCTCTATGAGTCTTGGGAACGGGACAGTCGCACCGCAACTAACAAACAGAGTCTTTCCCATGATGGATGCACTAGTCTGCTGGAGTAGCAAAACGAGACTACCCTTCGAAAAGATCCCGAGCCCCCCATGGCAAACAAAACGCAAACGCAGCCCTTTATATACAGCGACGTCTCTCGGTAACACTGCTTTCAACTGCCTTAGCAGGTCGAGACACAGAGAGACCCATGCCGTGACCCGGCCGCCCACGTGACACCGTCGTTATTACCCGGACGCACCCTGTCGTCGCAAATTACAAACATTTCGAAAATGAAAAACGACAACCATCAGAGATGGCGTCTCTCTGCGGCTGCCTCTCTGcaaatagaaaatttttataaaaattgaaacaacTTTCAACACAGAAACTCGCGCACAACAGCAAGGCTCGACGACGTTCGAAACGCGACACTGCTCACTCGACACTCTGCTCACTATGGGCATGCAACACACAATGCTATGTTCATACAAGATACATCGCTACTCTTACTACATCTGCAATGCAATACGATACATGTTCTTGCAATTGAGCACTTACAAGTTCAGTCAGTCTCGAGCGACATATAAACATATGTCCCATGTTCATGTTTACCTGCAATGTCACCTATGTCTGGCTGCTGCCCGTGTGCTGATTGCAGTTGTTCAATATCGTCTGTTATCTTCCAACTCGTCCTCTGTGTGAACACATTAGTgcataataaattttcatacATTGTTTTTTCACTGCAATTGTAACTAATTGTtctaaaatcatttttttcatgtcttctcttttttgaaaaatttcaaaagtttttCATCCATCATAGTAAAACTTTTTCTTGGTAATtgataattaaatattgtaGTCGAATTCTAGTTCAAGACTAAACATCatacaatttttataattgtaTGATCAGTTTTGGATGTTCTTGCTTCTATATATGcgtatttatatatatgtctgTATAAATATTAGGATTGTAGCAAATACAACTTAAGATAAAACTAACAATAAACAATCAATAATTCTGGTGTGGTACatacatatttatttgtatcATTAACAAaggtttatatattttattgtttgtCTGTGTGTTTGTTTGTGTGGTCTGTTTGGTCATAGCCTTATAAGAAGTATAAAGAGAAAGGAAACAACACAACAAGGTTTTGCTCCCCATATATAgatttatatatagtttGGTCATGACTGAAGAACAAGCTCAACAACAACCCATTGAAAAAGTGGACGGTTCGGAACATACGAATCATCACAAAAAACAAGCATATAAAAAACAGAATAACTATAGTCAGCATGGTCCAGGGAATTCTGCAACTGCTGGTGCCGGCATGAGAAACTACCAGAATGGTTATACTAAAAACTATAACGTTAGAAATGGAATGAATCCAAATATGGTTCCAAACATGCAATGGCAAGGTTATTACGGCGTTAATCAACCGATGTACTACGGTGCGGGTGCTGTTCATCATGCATCGGCTGTCGAGGAGCAAAGCGTCGTGTCTTCTGCAACTAAGAAGATAGAAATTACTACAAAGACAGGAGAACAACTGGATTTATCTGCGATTCACAACAAGCATGCACAAGTGGCTGCTAAGATCCCAAATGCTAAGAAGGAAGCCACTGCGATCGAATCCTCCGAGACTCCAAAACAATCTCAACCGGAAGAGCCAGTTGCGGAAGAAGCACTATCAGAAGCTGAAAAGAATAAGAGAATGTTCTTGGAGCAAATTAGATTGAGAAAAGAAGCTTtggaaaagaagaagaaggatTCTGATAAACCAGTTGAAACGGAATCTCCTACTCCAGTTGGTACTGCTCCAACCGAAGAGGCTCCAGTCAACGCAGTCAAGAAAGAATTAACTTTTGCTGAGAAATTaaagttgaagaaattacaaaaagCTCAAGAAGCAGGTGaagatattcaaaaagaaactaTCACCGCTGAACCAGTTGCTGAGCCAGTTGCTGAGCCAGTTGCTGAGCCAGTTGCTGAGCCAGTTGCCGCACCAGATGCCGCACCAGATGCTGATGTCGAAGCCACTTCCGAAGCTCAACTAGCTGCAACTGGAGAACAAACTGAAGAAACTGCCACAGATGCCTCTAAGTCACCAGTAGAGAAGAAAGAGGAACTTGAAAATGGAACACCAGCCTTCGTGGAAGATGAATCGGATACCAGAATTAGAATGACTGACTTCTTGAGTCTACTGACAAACGCTTCCAATGTCCAAGATATTTACGCTTTTGAATACTctgaagatattgaaagGCCAGATTCAAGATACAAGAAGGAACACATCAAATACACTTATGGCCCAGGTTTCTTGCTGcaatttaaagataaagtTAATGTGAAGCCAGATGCTGAATGGGTACAAAGTACTGCATCAAAGATCGTTATCCCATCGGGTATGTCTAGATCTAATAAACCCAGAGATGGAAAGTTTGGTATGGGCAGCCGTATCGGTAGCTCTCGTGACTTCGGTAAGGCTGGTTCATTAAGAAACATGGAAGGTAGATCAGGTTCTAGAAGTGGTTCTAAGAGAAAGTCAAGAAGAAACGGTGAAAAATCAAACAGGGCTTACACTTCAAGAAAGGATCGCGAATTACAAGCCGAAGCTTCCGCTAGAGATGCTCCAAAGGTTGAAGTTGCTCCATTGGTTCCAAGTGCTAACAGATGGGTTCCAAAATCTAAACAAAAACCAGTAGAAAAGAGATTTGCTCCAGATGGTGTTactgaattattaactaAAGATGAAGTTCAAAGAAAGATGAAGTCATTGTTAAACAAATTAACTTTAGAAAAATTCGATACCATCTCCTCTGAAATTTTAGCTATTGCAGATTTATCTAAATGGGAAACTAATGGTGAAACATTAAAGGTCGtcattgaagaattattcCGTAAGGCATGTGATGAACCACATTGGTCTTCTATGTACGCACAATTATGTGGTAAATTAGTTAAGgaattaaatgaagatatcaaagatgaagaaaacgAAGGTAAGGCTGGTCCTAAATTGGTCCTACATTACTTGGTCGCTAGATGCCACACAGAATTTGAAAAGGGTTGGTCTGATAAATTACCTTCTAACGAAGATGGTACTCCATTAGAAGTCGAAATGATGTCTGAAGAATATTACCAAGCTGCCGCTGCCAAGAGAAGAGGTTTAGGTTTGGTTCGTTTTATTGGTTTCCTATATCGTCTAAACTTATTAACCGGTAAGATGATGTTCGAATGTTTCCGTAGACTAATGAGAGATTTAACTGACAATCCTTCTGAAGAAACTTTAGAATCcgttattgaattattaactaCTGTTGGTGAACAATTTGAAactgataaatttaatgcTGGACAGGCTGTTTTGGAAGGTTCTGTATTATTAGATAGtctatttgaaattttacaaaatattattgagaCTGGTAACATTTTGAGTAGAATCAAGTTCAAGTTGGTCgaaattaaagaatcaAGAGATAAGAATTGGTCTGGTTCCAAGAAGGATGAAGGACCAAAAACTATTTCACAAATTCAtgaggaagaagaaagaaaccGTCAATTGAAGGAGTTAAAGAACAGTTCTAGAGCTGGTTCAAGACGTAATATGAGTAATATGAATAACAGAACTCCTTCTAAAAGAGATATCCCATCTGTTTCTAAAGACAGTTTCATTACAACTAGATCTTCTTCGAACAGACACTCACAAAGAACTCCAGTTAAGGAAGAACCAAAACAACCACAAATGTCGGCTTCCAACATGTTCAGCGCATTAATGGGTGCTGATGAAGATGACGAATAGATCAAATAATAGATTGTTTCTCAATTCAATTATGGTGCATTAATTAAAGTTTTTTAAATTGTAAAACttaatttctaatttttaatatttctctaaattatttttatgatTTCTAAGACCTAGCAAATCAGATAGTCTTTAATCATAATgtcaaattaaatataaatatagatcattgaataatttgtataataattaaataacataaaaaaattcacTGCTATAAACTAACAATCGAATTATGTATTCTTCTATAAATGCTTAAAAATTGTGAAGTTGTAGTAAACTATAtgttgaataataataattttaattattgaatcATTGGTCTATAAAGCATCTATTTTATAGaaattttttcagtttctgAGGAAAGTGAATTCAGTCTTTCTTCCtgaatttttctttgtcttGCTAAACCTTCgtttattttcttctctCTTATTTCATCTTTAGTCAGTTTACGCtctattaaaatatctttaacctcgttaataatttcttcttctattttattatataaatcctgcatttttttaacattttccTCGAATTTAGTTAATGTTAAAAGATCTAACAactcaatatattttggatCTACGAATAAAACATTATCACCTTTAACTTCATCTACATATCCAATTGGCACGTCCAATTTAATGTTTATTCTAATGCCAACTAAAAAATTGGAACCTATCCCACTTTCTCTGAAGCCACAGGACATTGCTACATTATATAACTTGGAAGCCATAGCAAAGTCTCTACACTTTACATGTAAAATAAAAGGCTCGTATTTGTATAGTATATATCTGTTGTTACCATCTAGCCGACTACTAATATCAATCGAACTCTCAACTCTGAACTGGTTTTCTTTCTTAGCTTCGAGGAACCAGTTACTTATCTTGTTATAGTCATGACTAACATATAACCATCTACCACCTTCACCTTTACCACCCACTTTGGTAACACCTTTGATCATTTTAGTACCTTCTGCAAAGACACTTAATCTACCTGAGCATGAAGATGTGGTTACCATATCTATATGTGAGTTAATGAGGCGCATGATAGGCAAACATAATTCATCGATAGTACCCTTAGGTGATAAATCTGGCTGTAGAGAATTGATCTCCTTTAAAATGGCCTGTTTCTTTTGATCAAAAGCGTTCTGTTTGCTCATATATATTCACTGTTTTTGGATAGCTCTTCTCTGCAACCTATcgtatttaattaaatgtTTGAAGATGCAActtatatttctttttaaaatgTTGTACTAActtcaaattatttatttttattttcgaTGGGCATCGATGAGAGGAACATAAAATATGTAGTACAGTTTTTCagtaatttaaaaaaatcaatttaatattaaaaaaactaTCATTGCAATGTAGGATAAACATCAAAGTGTTAGTTATaagttattgaaaaatagcttgatataaataattaattaacGAAGTACACAGATAGCATAACAATAATTCAACATTAtggataataataatgaaccAGGGACCAAAGCAATGGTCCTTCTAATGGGCTTAAGAAAGTATGTGTTCCCTTTATTCTACTATCCAACTATATATTatgatatttaattttactaACAGAAGTGTTTCATTGAACTTTTCTAGAGGTGGTAAATCATCAATTTGTAAAGTTGTATTTCACAACATGCAACCGTTGGACACTTTATACCTTGAGTCAACTTCTAATCCAACGGTGGAACATTTTTCAACCCTAATTGATTTAGCAGTTATGGAACTCCCAGGTCAGTTAAACTATTTTGAACCGAATTACGACTCAGAAAGGCTATTCAAGAGTGTCGGTGCTTTAGTATATGTGATTGATTCGCAAGATGAGTATATGAGTGCTATTACAAATCTGGCTATGATTATGGAATATGCTTATAAGGTCAACCCTTCTATTAATATCGAGGTTCTGATCCATAAAGTTGACGGTTTGAGTGAAGAATTTAAAGTAGATGCACAACGTGATATAATGAGACGAACTGGTGAAGAACTTTTGGAGTTAGGCATGGATGGTGCACAAGTTTCTTTTTATCTAACATCTATTTTCGACCACTCTATTTATGAAGCTTTCTCTAGAATTGTACAAAAATTAATCCCTGAGTTGTCATTTTTAGAGAATATGTTAGATAATCTAACTCAACATtctaaaattgaaaaagcatttctatttgatattaattcTAAGATATACGTCTCAACAGATTCTAACCCTGTCGATGTGCAAATATACGAAATATGTGCTGAATTTGTTGATATATCGATTGATCTGCATGATCTTTATAAAGCAACAGCAAACAATAATAAGATTCAAGATGGTAAAGCTCTCCGTCCCAGGGACTTAAAGAATGTCTCTCAATTGGAAAATGGTACAATACTTTATTTAAGACAAATGATCCGTGGCCTAGCATTAGTAGCCATCATTAGACCCGACGGTATGGATATGGAGAGTTGTCTAACAGTGACTGATTATAATGTTGATAATTAT
The Tetrapisispora phaffii CBS 4417 chromosome 11, complete genome DNA segment above includes these coding regions:
- the NSR1 gene encoding Nsr1p (similar to Saccharomyces cerevisiae NSR1 (YGR159C); ancestral locus Anc_4.61); the encoded protein is MGKVTSKKESKKDMKSKKQEKATSSSSSSSSSSSSSSSSSSDESSSSSSDSDSSSDEEEEKKEEKKEESKKEESSSSDSDSDSNSSSSDEEEESKKQESSSDEEEESKKEESSSSSDSSDSESDDEEKDSKKRKHEESEESEESDSKKAKTEEGEPATIFVGRLSWSIDDEWLKNEFDHIGGVIGARVMLERGTDRSRGYGYVDFSDKSYAEKAIKEMHGKEIDGREINCDMSTSKPAGSNNGADRAKKFGDIPSEPSETLFLGNLSFNADRDSIWEMFSKFGEIVSVRLPTHPETEQPKGFGYVQYGNIDDAKKALEALQGEYIDNRPVRLDYSTPKPDRGNSRGGFGGRGGSRGGFGGRGGSRGGFGGRGGSRGGSRGGFGGRGGFGSTGSGANNSPLGSRNTATFSGSKKTFD
- the TPHA0K01920 gene encoding uncharacterized protein (ancestral locus Anc_4.60) encodes the protein MQFKLLLPFYLFIVVLGLDTTTITSYVESTSTICPSCNVSTVGTTTEAALVCSRDITSTVVITSVVTSTSVKTDTETETETETETVPATMVKTVTVTNTENIQATSTQFVASTSVVVSTSTNVVSETKTYSELTTVYETEVRYQTSNVELDFTNINSETVLLTSTILTTLTSTVTDTTTTAIAGVCTSKVTETVTDMQYLNVTNSVEVKGTLQLTEYFVSSALIEMTLNNTPSVLTKHVTDTVTLVLSSIVQEPTYLTEYITINGNCTYQTTETTTVNDIDSSTVYTTETLNFSSTAAKDITKVTEMTKLSTIAATVTTEATVTTEATKDSILNTISTNTVSSNTVEGKLSSKETENVNSTYYSETTASVKVTQSSSSNTKTEMPSILVQTSHSISTTPVISEYKGAASTITHFPLTAILISLLFII
- the RTS3 gene encoding Rts3p (similar to Saccharomyces cerevisiae RTS3 (YGR161C); ancestral locus Anc_4.59), producing MTDNKICKEKIINRIETEQDAIVVQYFKEIDKVENDNLYLHTKLKEASDNLKRASICSQNSNLLAGAPLDPADMSYLSTPYIRSCVKSSQGSLFNDKLSVSSNSSAYSLYRSNSDDSPKYQRRPSVLHTNYTENEFQVSTPHKEQATVPQIQFNQDIFK
- the ALG13 gene encoding N-acetylglucosaminyldiphosphodolichol N-acetylglucosaminyltransferase catalytic subunit ALG13 (similar to Saccharomyces cerevisiae ALG13 (YGL047W); ancestral locus Anc_4.58), with product MGKTLFVSCGATVPFPRLIEIVVSEPFLVELTNLQYSRIILQYGKGYTAAFQTLLDSLGSSKIEVREEKHPSTTIQDSVFVTDSSILHRSLNVNDVAVEVIGIEFLSNIQDIITNYTDLIISHSGTGSILDALRLHKPLIAVVNDSLMDNHQLQIAQKFEALNYLWSCSSPNLPDLIDRLQRSTAETKATFPNTYNTDFQNLLLDLANK
- the TIF4631 gene encoding translation initiation factor eIF4G (similar to Saccharomyces cerevisiae TIF4632 (YGL049C) and TIF4631 (YGR162W); ancestral locus Anc_4.56); the encoded protein is MTEEQAQQQPIEKVDGSEHTNHHKKQAYKKQNNYSQHGPGNSATAGAGMRNYQNGYTKNYNVRNGMNPNMVPNMQWQGYYGVNQPMYYGAGAVHHASAVEEQSVVSSATKKIEITTKTGEQLDLSAIHNKHAQVAAKIPNAKKEATAIESSETPKQSQPEEPVAEEALSEAEKNKRMFLEQIRLRKEALEKKKKDSDKPVETESPTPVGTAPTEEAPVNAVKKELTFAEKLKLKKLQKAQEAGEDIQKETITAEPVAEPVAEPVAEPVAEPVAAPDAAPDADVEATSEAQLAATGEQTEETATDASKSPVEKKEELENGTPAFVEDESDTRIRMTDFLSLLTNASNVQDIYAFEYSEDIERPDSRYKKEHIKYTYGPGFLLQFKDKVNVKPDAEWVQSTASKIVIPSGMSRSNKPRDGKFGMGSRIGSSRDFGKAGSLRNMEGRSGSRSGSKRKSRRNGEKSNRAYTSRKDRELQAEASARDAPKVEVAPLVPSANRWVPKSKQKPVEKRFAPDGVTELLTKDEVQRKMKSLLNKLTLEKFDTISSEILAIADLSKWETNGETLKVVIEELFRKACDEPHWSSMYAQLCGKLVKELNEDIKDEENEGKAGPKLVLHYLVARCHTEFEKGWSDKLPSNEDGTPLEVEMMSEEYYQAAAAKRRGLGLVRFIGFLYRLNLLTGKMMFECFRRLMRDLTDNPSEETLESVIELLTTVGEQFETDKFNAGQAVLEGSVLLDSLFEILQNIIETGNILSRIKFKLVEIKESRDKNWSGSKKDEGPKTISQIHEEEERNRQLKELKNSSRAGSRRNMSNMNNRTPSKRDIPSVSKDSFITTRSSSNRHSQRTPVKEEPKQPQMSASNMFSALMGADEDDE
- the TYW3 gene encoding tRNA methyltransferase TYW3 (similar to Saccharomyces cerevisiae TYW3 (YGL050W); ancestral locus Anc_4.55), with the protein product MSKQNAFDQKKQAILKEINSLQPDLSPKGTIDELCLPIMRLINSHIDMVTTSSCSGRLSVFAEGTKMIKGVTKVGGKGEGGRWLYVSHDYNKISNWFLEAKKENQFRVESSIDISSRLDGNNRYILYKYEPFILHVKCRDFAMASKLYNVAMSCGFRESGIGSNFLVGIRINIKLDVPIGYVDEVKGDNVLFVDPKYIELLDLLTLTKFEENVKKMQDLYNKIEEEIINEVKDILIERKLTKDEIREKKINEGLARQRKIQEERLNSLSSETEKISIK
- the GTR2 gene encoding Gtr2p (similar to Saccharomyces cerevisiae GTR2 (YGR163W); ancestral locus Anc_4.54) produces the protein MCSLYSTIQLYIMIFNFTNRSVSLNFSRGGKSSICKVVFHNMQPLDTLYLESTSNPTVEHFSTLIDLAVMELPGQLNYFEPNYDSERLFKSVGALVYVIDSQDEYMSAITNLAMIMEYAYKVNPSINIEVLIHKVDGLSEEFKVDAQRDIMRRTGEELLELGMDGAQVSFYLTSIFDHSIYEAFSRIVQKLIPELSFLENMLDNLTQHSKIEKAFLFDINSKIYVSTDSNPVDVQIYEICAEFVDISIDLHDLYKATANNNKIQDGKALRPRDLKNVSQLENGTILYLRQMIRGLALVAIIRPDGMDMESCLTVTDYNVDNYKKSLEEVWADSKITTSNSFITQS